One genomic segment of Nonomuraea coxensis DSM 45129 includes these proteins:
- a CDS encoding DUF6461 domain-containing protein, with protein MTAMAKATAATYEWLYQEFTDGVGDTWLCVCFVRDVPPDEALRRVNVVPGSPLEGEGFGVAAYRARGGTVLVEYGWGAVVHDSAGLLSEGSAAAAVRVTIKGADFGLHVNGDLITAFSLYGYHWREGAEPDRLESDVTDLGLHLGGDEPGFAGDPTSAALALAERATGVHFSPAAYTRTALVGSTEHLHPYV; from the coding sequence ATGACGGCCATGGCCAAGGCGACGGCAGCCACTTATGAGTGGCTCTACCAGGAGTTCACGGACGGCGTGGGCGACACCTGGCTCTGTGTCTGCTTCGTGCGGGACGTGCCTCCTGACGAGGCTCTGCGACGGGTGAACGTGGTCCCGGGCAGCCCTCTGGAAGGGGAGGGGTTCGGTGTCGCGGCATACCGCGCCAGAGGCGGAACCGTCCTGGTCGAGTACGGATGGGGTGCCGTCGTCCACGACAGTGCCGGGCTCCTCTCCGAGGGCTCGGCCGCCGCCGCCGTCCGCGTGACGATCAAGGGGGCCGACTTCGGACTTCACGTGAACGGCGACTTGATCACGGCCTTCAGCCTGTACGGCTATCACTGGCGAGAGGGCGCCGAGCCCGATCGCCTTGAGTCCGACGTCACGGACCTTGGGCTGCACCTCGGCGGCGACGAACCGGGATTCGCCGGCGATCCCACCTCCGCGGCACTGGCCCTCGCGGAGCGAGCCACTGGCGTCCACTTCTCCCCTGCGGCCTACACGCGCACCGCGCTGGTCGGCTCGACCGAGCATCTCCATCCCTACGTGTAG
- a CDS encoding DoxX family membrane protein, with the protein MATTINKPVMHVGVGKAERKTAVDYVWAVARISLGWVFLWAFLDKTFGWGFATPAAKAWINGGSPTTGFLKGTGENALGGFFGALAGQVWVDWLFMAGLAGVGLALMLGVGTRIAAGAGTAMLLMMWAAQLPLTTNPFMDDHIIYSIVLIGLALAGAGTTLGLGNLAIVRRTPWLK; encoded by the coding sequence ATGGCCACCACCATCAACAAGCCTGTGATGCACGTCGGCGTGGGCAAGGCGGAGCGCAAGACCGCGGTCGACTACGTCTGGGCCGTCGCCCGGATCTCGCTCGGCTGGGTCTTCCTCTGGGCCTTCCTGGACAAGACCTTCGGCTGGGGCTTCGCCACCCCGGCGGCCAAGGCCTGGATCAACGGCGGCAGCCCGACGACCGGCTTCCTCAAGGGCACCGGCGAGAACGCCCTCGGCGGCTTCTTCGGCGCGCTGGCCGGACAGGTCTGGGTGGACTGGCTGTTCATGGCCGGTCTGGCCGGCGTCGGCCTGGCGCTCATGCTCGGCGTCGGCACCCGGATCGCGGCCGGCGCGGGCACGGCGATGCTGCTGATGATGTGGGCGGCCCAGCTGCCCCTGACCACCAACCCCTTCATGGACGACCACATCATCTACTCGATCGTCCTCATCGGCCTGGCCCTCGCCGGCGCCGGAACCACGCTCGGACTCGGCAACCTGGCCATCGTCCGCCGCACGCCGTGGCTCAAGTAG